DNA from uncultured Desulfovibrio sp.:
GTGCGCCTGCGCGCTCCGCCGCTTTGCGGCATTCCGCAAGGATGCCGTCCATGCCCACGGGCTTTGAAAGCCAGTTCAGCGCGCCGCGCCGCATGGCCTGCACGGCCTTGCCCATATCTCCTGCGCCGGAAAGCATCACCACATCGGTCTGTGGGTAGTGCTCGCGCAGAATTTTCAGCAGATCCACGCCGTCCATACCCGGCAGACCCACATCAAGAAATATGAGGTCGCGGGGGCCGCTCGCCAGTTCGGCCAGGGCCGCATCGGCATCCTGCGCGGTTGCGGTTTCGTAACCGCGCAATGCCAGACGCTCGGCCAAAGGCTCCGAAAAGGCAGGTTCGTCATCCACAACAAGCACACGCATGGCGAACTCCTATGGCGAACCGCTGCCGCCCTGGCAGTTTCAAAAAACCGCTTCAGGACAATTAACGCTTGAACCAGCCGCCTTGCGGCGGGCAAGACCAGCCAACGCCTTTTTTATGGCAGGGGTTAGGGCGAATTCCTGCAAGAGCATTTCGTGCAGAAATACCCTTGCCGCAGGCCGGATGCGCTCCATCCGGCCCTCCCCGGCCAAAGCTGCACCAGCGCTTATTTACCGTGCTCTTCCAGCACGTCCCTTTCGTTCATAACATCGCGGGCCGAATCAAAATCCCCGCCTTCGGCCAGGGAAACTGCCACCATGGCGTTCTCAAGCTTGTCGCGGTAGGCCATGCGAATGCTGTTGAGCAATTCGTCAATGTCCATGGGCTTTCTGAGGAAGTTGTACGCACCCATGCGATAGGCGGTCTGCTCTTCAGCGTCGCCGCCGTGGCCCGTAAGAATGATGACCTGAACCTGCGGATTGCTCTTTTTGACGTTGCGCAGCACTTCAAAGCCGTCCATGCCGGGCATGCGCAGGTCAAGCACGATAACGTCGGTAGGCTGCTCCACAGCCTTGAGGGCCTCGGGGCCGTCATAGGCCACCCGCGCCTCAAAGCCGCGCATGGCAAGGCGTTCCGAGAGCGTGTCCACAAACTGCTTTTCGTCGTCTACCAGCAGGATTTTGATGTCTTCCTTGGTCATGGAATACTCCTTGAAGGCCCGGCAACATGCCGGTGCCAGTTATTCGCCTTCGCTATCGCAGGCCGAAATGGAAAGGAAAAATCTTGGCCCGGCATCCCGCCAGGGCATAAGCACGGCGCGCCAGCCTGGGCGCATGCCGTCCAGCATGGGGCTGCCGGTCATGGCCGCCAGGGCCATCTCACGGTTGGCCCCTTCCAGAGCCTCAACTATAATGCCTTCTTCCTTCTGCCGCCGTCCGGCGGTGAGGCGCAGGTTCACCTGCCCGCCCACCGAGGCGCAGAGGTCAAACACTTCAAGCAGCGACCGCAGGACGGCCAAAGGCGGCACATTGGCCCACACAGGTTCTTCAGTTTCGCCGCTGGTCAGGTGTATCTGTGCCGCGCGCGCCTGACGCGCCGCCAGCAGGCAGAAACTGCGGCTTACCCGCGCAAGATCGCAGGGGCCAGCACCGCCGGGTTCCATCCCCCCAGCCTGCGCCATGAAGTCCATGGCTTCGGAAAGGGCCGCCCCCTGAATGATGGAACGCTGCACTTCACTCAATGCCGATGAAAGCCGCTCTGCCCCCGGCGCGGCAACAGTCTTGCCGCCTGCCAGAGTTGCCAGATCCTGGGCCAGCCCGGCAGATTCACGTATCACTGCCAGCACGTTGCGCATGTCGTGAACGGCGGAAGCCAGCAAGCGGGCCATGCACTGACTTTCATTCATGACTTGCCTCCGGTGGCTGAGCATTCCTTGCCTTCACGCACGGCAGCTTGCAGTGTTTCCAGAAAAACATTGAAGCTCAACGGCTTGGTGAGGCAGGCAAAGGCCTGCGCCACGGGGTTTGTGCCGTTGTCGTCCACGGCCTCGTGCCCTGTGAGCAGGATAACCGGCAAATCAGGGTATAGAACCTTGAGGCGGCGCAGCACCTCATCGCCCGACAAACCGGGCATAAAGAGATCAAGCACCACAACATCGGGTTTTTCCGGCGTGGCGGCCTGGAGTGCGCTGATGCCGTCATAAACCACATAGGGCGCAAATCCGCGAAGCGAAAGACGCTCTGCCAGGGTATCGACAAATTCCTTTTCATCGTCAGCCAGAAGGATGCGTAATGACATTCTACACCTCCACCGCGACATCTGGCGGAGTAAGCGGCAGGGTGATGCTTATGGTGCTGCCCCGCCCTTCTTCGCTTTGCACGTGAATTTCGCCGCCAAGCTTGCGCACGATGCCGTAGGTGATGAACATGCCGAGCCCGGTTCCCTTGTCTTTTTTGGTGGAGTAAAACGGCTCAAAAATATGCCGGAGCACTTCGGGCGACATGCCCTTGCCGTTGTCCTGCACACTCACCAGCATCTGCCCGTTCTGGCTTTGACAGCGTATTTTAACAAAACGCTCTTCGCCCTGCGGTGCCTGCGTGCTCCCCTCGCCACCGGCCAGCGCGTCCAGCGCGTTGCCCACGATGTTGAGGAACACCTGCTGCAACTGGCCTCTGTCCGACACAATTTCCGGCAGGTTGGGCGGCAGTTCCGCTTCAAGTTTGACGCCCCGGTTTTTGGCTTCGCGCTCAAGAAAACCAAGGGTTTCTGAAATAACTTCTTCTATGTGCAGGGCCTGACGGTTGGCTTCCATGCGGCGGGCAAAGCCCAGTAGCCTGTGGGTAATGCCGCGCGCGCGTTCCACTGTGCTTTCAATGCCTTCCAGCAGGGCGCAGAGCCTTTCCTTGTCCTTGCCATCACCGCACACCTTGCCCATGCTCAAAAGATCCTGGGCAAGCCCCGCCTTTTCGTAAATGACGGCCAGCGGATTATTGACCTCGTGGGCCACGCCCGCAGCCAGCCGGCCGATGGACGAAAGCTTCTGGTTGTGCTCCATCTGGGCAAAAACAGCGACCCGGCGTTCATCGCTGGCCTGCAACCGATTGATAAGCTGCTGCATGAGCAGATTCGACACCATAAATATCAGGGCAATGCCGCCGCACAAGACCAGCAGCAATTCCGTGCGCAGGGCCAGCCAGGGGCGGATGGCGTCTTCTGTGGGCTTGACGGCCAGCAGCATGAAATCCGTGCCCGCCAGTGTGCACGAGGCCACCATGAGCTGCCTGCCCTTGGGGTCTGTAATGCGGCGCACCACTGTTTCGTGCGAGGCCGGGGGCAGATCCATGGGCAGTTTCTCCAGCGCCTTGCCGAAAAGATTGGAATCCGTTTGCAGTACGCCTTCCGTGTCTACAAGAAACACGTCAGTATCATGCTCCGGCCCAACGGTGGACACAACCTGCTGGATGCGCAGGGTATCTGTGGC
Protein-coding regions in this window:
- a CDS encoding response regulator — encoded protein: MTKEDIKILLVDDEKQFVDTLSERLAMRGFEARVAYDGPEALKAVEQPTDVIVLDLRMPGMDGFEVLRNVKKSNPQVQVIILTGHGGDAEEQTAYRMGAYNFLRKPMDIDELLNSIRMAYRDKLENAMVAVSLAEGGDFDSARDVMNERDVLEEHGK
- a CDS encoding sensor histidine kinase, whose amino-acid sequence is MNESQCMARLLASAVHDMRNVLAVIRESAGLAQDLATLAGGKTVAAPGAERLSSALSEVQRSIIQGAALSEAMDFMAQAGGMEPGGAGPCDLARVSRSFCLLAARQARAAQIHLTSGETEEPVWANVPPLAVLRSLLEVFDLCASVGGQVNLRLTAGRRQKEEGIIVEALEGANREMALAAMTGSPMLDGMRPGWRAVLMPWRDAGPRFFLSISACDSEGE
- a CDS encoding response regulator, yielding MSLRILLADDEKEFVDTLAERLSLRGFAPYVVYDGISALQAATPEKPDVVVLDLFMPGLSGDEVLRRLKVLYPDLPVILLTGHEAVDDNGTNPVAQAFACLTKPLSFNVFLETLQAAVREGKECSATGGKS
- a CDS encoding sensor histidine kinase translates to MFATIKNYFAHLLEVPEAVSPARYRSLRRLMTVLMVAVSVTPLLLLSAISHVQYMRTLERELESPVYALARKSQAALELYLGERVSTVSFLAHAYTFKDLLDERTLNRVFLALKSEYQGFVDMGLVDADGQQVGYVGPYKLKGVDYAGKPWLRDTEIKGRYLSNAILGYRGYPHLVVAVHRLEENGVSWTLRVATDTLRIQQVVSTVGPEHDTDVFLVDTEGVLQTDSNLFGKALEKLPMDLPPASHETVVRRITDPKGRQLMVASCTLAGTDFMLLAVKPTEDAIRPWLALRTELLLVLCGGIALIFMVSNLLMQQLINRLQASDERRVAVFAQMEHNQKLSSIGRLAAGVAHEVNNPLAVIYEKAGLAQDLLSMGKVCGDGKDKERLCALLEGIESTVERARGITHRLLGFARRMEANRQALHIEEVISETLGFLEREAKNRGVKLEAELPPNLPEIVSDRGQLQQVFLNIVGNALDALAGGEGSTQAPQGEERFVKIRCQSQNGQMLVSVQDNGKGMSPEVLRHIFEPFYSTKKDKGTGLGMFITYGIVRKLGGEIHVQSEEGRGSTISITLPLTPPDVAVEV